GTTCTCCGCCAGCCAGGCCCGCGCGACGCCGTCCACGGGGAAGGCGGCGTTCTTGGCCCCCATTTCCGCCGCCAGGTTGCAGACGGTCAGCCGGTCGTCCACGGTCAGGCCCGGGAGCCCCGGCCCGTCGAACTCCACCGATAGGTAGTTCGCCCCGGCGGCCCCGATTCGCCCGATGAGGGTCAGAATCAGGTCCTTGGCGTAAACGCCCCTGGGGAGCGCGCCCGCGAGATCGAAGCGGATGCTCGCCGGAACCTTGAACCAGGTCTCGTCGGCGATCCACAGCCCCGCCGTCTCCGTGCGGTCAATCCCGCAGGCGAAGGCGCCCAGCGCTCCGTGGGTCGGGGTGTGGGAGTCGCTGCCCACGATGAGCCGACCGGGACCGGCGAACCCCAGCTCGGGGAGCACCTGATGGCAGACGCCGCCCCGACCGATGTCGAAGAAGGCGGCGATGCCCTGCTCCGCGACGAAGCGGCGGATTTTATCGTGGTTCGACGCCTCCTTCTCCCCCGGCGCCGGCACGGTGTGGTCCAGGACGACGACGATGCGCTCCGGCCGGTGGACGCGGGTCCCCTCGCCGACGATGGCCCGGAAGTTGCCGATGATGGCCGCCGTGTTGTCGTGGGAGAGGACCACGTCCGGCGAGGCGGTGACGATTTCCCCGGCCCTCGCCACCCGCCCCAGCCGGCGCGAGAAGAACTGTTCAGCGAAGGTCAAGACGCCCAAGTCAGTTCTCCGTCGGGTCGCCGTCGAAGGCGTTGTAATCGAAGGGCGGCTTTCCCTTCTTGTTCCCGGGGAGCTTGATCTCGCCGAACTTGTCCTCGTAACCGCTCACCGCCTGTTCGAGCCGCAACCAGAGGGCCTTGGCGGCGATGGGGGGGAGGATTATCCGGCTGTGGACCCGCACTTTGCTCATCCCCGGCAGCACCCGGGCGAAGTCAATCACGAACTCACCCGGCGTGACGGAGATGTGCACGGCGTTGGCGTACATCCCGGCGGCCACCTCCGGGGAAAGGTCAATCTGGACCTTCTTCGGCTTTTCCGGTCCTTCCTCCATCTTCGGGCCTCCCTTTCGCTCGTTTCGTCGCCAGCGTAGCAAAACCCCGAGTTTCTGGCAAGCCGCTGGAAATTGTAAGTATCCGCATGTAGCGGTTGACGCCGCGGTAGTTGGACCCCGGGCGCAAGGTAAGCCGCTAAAAAAGGGGGCCGCGGTGGACCCCCTTGCGACAAAACAACCGAAGGCGCGGCTCTACACCCTCAGACCGGTCCCGCCCGGAGTCCGCAGCTCGGCTATCCGCTGGACCAGGTGACGCGGCGGCGCCATAACGACAAGGCACCGCTCGTCGCCCATCGCCCGGCAGGAGAGCTCCTCCGCCTTGAGGTCCAGCCCGAAGGCCACGGAGCACCACCCCGTCGAGTAGCCGGCGTTCATAAAGCAGACCGGGTGGTTCGTCTTATGCTCGTGGGCCAGGTAGCTCTCGGCCTCGAAGGAGTAGTGGTGGTAGTAGACCAGGATGTATTTCTCGTCGGGCGAGGGCCTGGAGAGGGGCAGAATCTCCACCCTGGCCATGCCGGTGAAGGCGAAGTACACGGGCCCGGCGGCCAGGCGGTCAATGGGGTCCTTGGCGCCGGTGTTCTCGCAGAAGCGGATGCAGTCCTGCCGCCCCATCTGGTAGGCCATTTCGTAGAGGATGAACTGGGCCGCGCCGCCGAATTTATCCTGGAAGCTCTGCTGGAGGAAGTAGCTGAAATCGGCGGCGAAGATGAGGGAGTAACGGTCGGCGCCCTTGAGCGTGATGGTGCTCCGCTCCGGGTCGAGCTTCAGCGTGGCGAAGTACTCCTCCATCATCCGCTCGGCCTTCGCGAACACGGGCGCGTATTCGTCGGGCGTGATGACGTACTTCAGCTCGGCCATGCGCGGGCGTCCTTTTAAAATAGTGAGAAGTTCAGTAAAAAAGATGGGGCCGGGGGGAGCGAAAAGTCATCCGCGTAATACTACCGCGGTTGCCCTTGTCACTCAAGCATAGTAGAAAGTACCAAATCTTGCTAAAAAAGGGCGGGTCGGCCCGCCCTCTCCCGGTCGTTAAAAAAATTACAGCCGCGCGGCGATGGCCTCGGCCACCTCCAGCGAGCCCGCGGCCTTGTCCCGCCCCACGACGTCGTAGGTCTTGGGCGCACCGGGATCGGCGTAGAGCTTGAGCACCGCGTTCCAGATGCGTTCCGCCGCCCGCTCCTCGCCCAGCCATTGGAGCATCAGCCGCCCGGCCAGAATCGTCGCCGTGGGGTTGACCACGTACTGCCCCGCGTACTTGGGCGCCGACCCGTGGTTCGGCTCGAAAAGGCCATAGGAATCGCCGACGTTCGCGCTGGCCCCGAAACCAAGACCCCCCACGAGCTGGCACCCCTCGTCGGAGATGATGTCCCCGAACATGTTCGTCGTGACGATGACCTCGTAGAACTGCGGGTTCTTGATGAACCACATCGCCGTGGCGTCCACGTTCTCCTCGCCGGTCTTGATTTCCGGGTACTCCGCGGCCACCTCCCGGAAAACCTCCAGGAAGAGGCCGTCGGTGGCGCGGATGACGTTGGCCTTATGGACGGCGGTGACGAGCTTGCGGCCGAACTTCCTCGCGTGCTCGAAGGCGGCGCGGACGATGCGCTCGCACCCCCGCCGGCTGAACACCCGGCAGGAAATCGCCACGTCGTCCAGGTCCGCGAAGCGCTCCAGGTTCGGCAGGATGCCTACGAGCGCCTTGGGCATGGGCCGCGCCTCGACCCCCGAATACAGCCCCTCCGTGTTCTCGCGGAAGATGACCATGTCTATGTCGTCGCGGTAGTTCAGCGGCACGCCGGGGAT
The sequence above is a segment of the bacterium genome. Coding sequences within it:
- a CDS encoding aconitase/3-isopropylmalate dehydratase large subunit family protein, which translates into the protein MGVLTFAEQFFSRRLGRVARAGEIVTASPDVVLSHDNTAAIIGNFRAIVGEGTRVHRPERIVVVLDHTVPAPGEKEASNHDKIRRFVAEQGIAAFFDIGRGGVCHQVLPELGFAGPGRLIVGSDSHTPTHGALGAFACGIDRTETAGLWIADETWFKVPASIRFDLAGALPRGVYAKDLILTLIGRIGAAGANYLSVEFDGPGLPGLTVDDRLTVCNLAAEMGAKNAAFPVDGVARAWLAENGVAWKEEDALWADEGARYVSRHTVDLGEIVPVVALPHQVDNVHPVAEIAGRPFNQGLIGTCTNGRLSDLREAARILRGKYVAPGIRLLVLPASERIYAAALADGTLATLHNAGAVILNPGCGPCLGAHEGALAPGEIGLSTANRNIKGRMGSKEAQIILASPATVAASAVAGVVTDPREALNQRG
- a CDS encoding XylR N-terminal domain-containing protein yields the protein MAELKYVITPDEYAPVFAKAERMMEEYFATLKLDPERSTITLKGADRYSLIFAADFSYFLQQSFQDKFGGAAQFILYEMAYQMGRQDCIRFCENTGAKDPIDRLAAGPVYFAFTGMARVEILPLSRPSPDEKYILVYYHHYSFEAESYLAHEHKTNHPVCFMNAGYSTGWCSVAFGLDLKAEELSCRAMGDERCLVVMAPPRHLVQRIAELRTPGGTGLRV
- a CDS encoding DUF3467 domain-containing protein codes for the protein MEEGPEKPKKVQIDLSPEVAAGMYANAVHISVTPGEFVIDFARVLPGMSKVRVHSRIILPPIAAKALWLRLEQAVSGYEDKFGEIKLPGNKKGKPPFDYNAFDGDPTEN
- a CDS encoding isocitrate/isopropylmalate dehydrogenase family protein codes for the protein MLGHRICRIPGDDTGHDVMRAAMIVFDALDLDIEWVDADAGWCMWEAKGNTVPPETWEALESTDACYFGAITSKPGVKGFKSAILQIRQRLDLYACVRPVKAIPGVPLNYRDDIDMVIFRENTEGLYSGVEARPMPKALVGILPNLERFADLDDVAISCRVFSRRGCERIVRAAFEHARKFGRKLVTAVHKANVIRATDGLFLEVFREVAAEYPEIKTGEENVDATAMWFIKNPQFYEVIVTTNMFGDIISDEGCQLVGGLGFGASANVGDSYGLFEPNHGSAPKYAGQYVVNPTATILAGRLMLQWLGEERAAERIWNAVLKLYADPGAPKTYDVVGRDKAAGSLEVAEAIAARL